The following is a genomic window from Actinomadura sp. WMMB 499.
GTGCCACAGGTCCAGCGCCTCCAGGCCGAGGACGAACGCCTCCTGCGGGCGCCCGAGGCGGCGCATCACCACCGACAGGTACTCGAGGTCGCTGGCCTCGCCGTGCCGGTCGCCGATCTCCCGGCGGACCTCGAGCGCGTGCAGGAGGTGCTCGCGGGCCTCCCGGTGGCGGCCGAGCCGCAGGTGGACGACGCCGATCTGCGCGAGCGTCTCGGCCTCGCCGTGCCGGTCCCCGACGTCGCGGTGCAGGCGCAGGGCGTCGCCGCAGTAGGTGAAGGCCTCGGCGAACCGCGCGGCGTCGCACGTCAGCATCCCGAGTGCGGTCAGCGCGCGCGCCTCCCCGTGCCGCGCGCCCAGGGCGCGGTAGGTGCGCAGCGCCTGTTCGGCGTCCTGCATGGCCAGGTCGCGCTGGCCGAGGGAGGCGTGCATGCGGGCCAGGAGGGTGAGTGCCTGCGCGGCGCCGAGCTGATCGGCGTGCTCCTGGCGGATGTAGAGGGCCTCCAGGGCGTGCAGGACGGCGTCCCGGACGTTGCCCCAGCGGCGGTGCACCCGCGCCAGAGTGAACAGGGTTCCGGCGACGCCGGGCATGTCGCCGATCCGCCTGCGTATGGCCAGCGCACGGTCGGCGTGCTCGAGCGCCCGTTCGTGGTCGGACAGGCCCAGGTGCGCTCGGGCGAGCGTGTCGTGCGCCTGGGCGACGCCCCCGTCGTTCCCCAGCTCGCCGTGGGCGGCCAGGGCGCGGCGGGCGTGGTCGATGGCGGTCGGGTAGCGGCCCAGCGCGTCGTGCACGTCGGCGAGCGTGGCCAGGGTGGCGGCCTCCCCGTGCCGGTCGGGCGGGTCCGCGGCGCGGAAGCCGCGCCGCGCGTCCTCGGCGTACCCGACGGCCTGCGCGGCGCGGTCGAGCTCGACGTGCGCGACGGCGAGGTCGTGCAGCATGACGGCCGCGGCCGCCCAGTCCTCCTCGGCGCGGGCGGCGCGCACGCCCGCCTGCAGGACCGCGACGTTGTCCTCCCCGTACCGCCGGAGCCGCTGGAAGTCGAACAGCGCGTCGGCCAGTTCCCAGCACGTCCGGTGCAGCCCGAGCCGGGCCGCCCGGTGCACCGCCGCGACGAGGTTGCGCCGCTCGGCCTCGAACCACTCGAGCCCGGCCGCCGGCGCCTCCGTGCTCGCATCCGGCACCGGCGCCCCCGCCGGACGGGACGCCGCCCCGGCGCCCGCGCCCGGCGGCACGCCCTCGCGGGCCGCGCCGCCTGCCACCGTGGGGCGCGCGGGCGCGCCGAGCCGCTCCCCCGCCGCCCGCGCCCCAGCGAGGTAGCCGGCCAGCAGCCGCCGCTGCGCGGCCTGCAGATCGCTGTCGGCGTCCTCGACGAGCGCCCGCCCGCGGGCGAACTCGCGCAGCAGATCATGCATGCGGTAGCGGCCGGGCGCCGCGTCCTCGACCAGGTACGCCTGCCGGAGCCCCTCCAGGCAGTCGCGCGCGTCCTCCTCCGGACGGTCCTGGAGCGCGGCGAGGGCCGCGGCCGTGAAGTCGGGGCCGGCGACGAGCCCGAGCCTGCGGAACGCCTCCCGCTGGTCGAGCCCCAGCCCCCGGTAGGCCACCTCGAAGGTCGGGCCCAGGACGCCCTGCAGCACGCCGCCGCGCGCGGCCGTGCCCCGGGCGCCGCCCCGCGCCCCCGCGCCGGACACCCCGGGCGCGGTCTCCTCGTCGTGCGCCGTCAGCTCCCGGACGGCGTCCGCGATCGACTCGTCCGGGTTCTCGGCGAGCCGGCCGGCCATCACCGCCAGGGCCAGCGGCAGCCGGCCGCACTCGTGGGCGAGCCGGGCCAGCGGCCGCCGCTCGCCCGCGACGCGCGGGTCCCGCGGCCCGAGCACGCCCGCGATCAGCTCCTCCGCCTCGTCGGCCGCCAGCTCCCGCAGCTCCAGCGTGCGGACGTCAACGCCGCGCAGCAGCGGCGGGAGCCGCCGGCGGCTCGTCACCACCACCAGCCCGGACGCGGCCGCGGCCAGCAGCGGCCCCACCTGTTCGGGACCGGCGGCGTTGTCCAGGATCAGCAGCATGCGCCGGTCGGCCAGCAGCGAGCGGCACCGCGCCGCCAGCCCCGCCTCGGTGCGCGGCAGCTGGTCGCCGGGGATGCCCGCCGCGCGGAGCACCTGCCCCATCGCCTCGCCGGGAGTGAGGGGCCCGCGGGACGTCCCGCGCAGGTCGGTGAACAGGATCCCGTCGGGGAACCGCCCGGCCGCCCGGTGCGCCCAGTGCAGCGCCAGGGCCGTCTTGCCGACCCCCGCCATCCCCTGGACGACGACCGCGCGCGGCCACTCGGCCTGCGCCACGAGCATGTCGAGCTTGCGCAGGCTGACGTCGCGTCCGGTGAAGAACGGGTTGTCCGCGGGGAGTTCCGGCTCGGCGGGCGCGCCGCCGGACGGCTCCAGCCGCACGGGCTCGCGCGCGGCGATCCCGCCCGGTTCGTCCGGCTGCGCGGGGGCGTGCTCGACGGCCGGCCACTCGTCGCCCCACGGGCCGGCGGCGCGCCGCAGCCGTTCGGGGTCGAGCACGGTGAGCAGGCGGTCCCGCCAGGCCAGGATCCCCTTCTCCCGCCACTTGCGGAACCAGCGGACGAGCGTCTCGCGGGAGATCCCCGCCCAGTTCGCCAGCTCGGCCTGGCTGAGCCGCAGCGGGACCTCCAGGCCGCGCGAGGTGCGCTCCCCGAACCGGTGGACCAGCTCCAGCAGGTGGTAGGCGAGCCGCTGCGGATGGTTCGCGGCGCGCACCGCGTGGCGGCGGCCGCCGTGCGTGACGATCTGCGAGACGGTGTGCATCATCGCCTCGGCGACCCGCGGGTTGGCCGCCAGCAGGCTGCGGAACTTGCGGCGCTCGACCCGCAGCGCGACGACGTGGTCGAGCGCCGCGACCGTCCCGCGCTGCGGATGCCCCCACGGCCCGAGGACGCCGACCAGGTCCCCTGCCCCGAACAGCTCGATGATCGACTGGTCGCCCTCGCTGGAGTCCACGAACTCCTTGGCCACGGCGTTGCCCGCCGCGCGCGGCACCTCCTTGAACAGGACGTAGACGGCGGGTGCGGCGACGCCCTGGTGGCACAGCGTCCCGCGCGGCGGGATCGCGGTGGTGCGGCCCATCGCCCGCAGCGCCTGCCGGTCCGCGGGCGCGAGCCGCGCCCAGAAACTGCCCGGACGCACGCCGTGCTCCGGATCGTGGTCCGGGCCGTGGTCCGGGTCGGGCCCGAGGGGCTGCCCGAGAGGCCGCCCGAGGGGGACGTCCAGCACGGTTCACCCGCCGCCCGCCGCCGCCGCGAGCGTCCAGAACAGGAACAGCACCGCAGACGTCACGGCCCACGCGAGCGCCTGCCAGGAGAGCTCCCCGCAGCGGTGCGCGGCCGACAGCAGCCGTCGCAGCTCCCGGTCCAGAACCGCCTCGTCGAGCGCGGCGGCCGACGCGAACGTCTTCCACGGGACCGCCGGGTCCAGCGGCGCACCGGTGCGGCCCCGGACCTCGCCGAGCACCGACAGCAGCGTCCGGCGGGACCGGACGGCGAAGGCCGCCGAGATCGCGAACGATCCGGCCAGCACCGGCAGCAGCGCCAGCGCGGTGACGCCGGGCGGGCCGGCGGCCAGCCTCGTGGCGGTCCCGACCAGCACCAGGGCGAGCAGCATCGCCGCGATCGCGGCGTCCTGCCCGCAGAGCCGGACCAGCGCGCAGGCCTGCCCGAGGACGTCCTCGGGCGGCTCCGGACGCGGTCCGGGACGAGACGCGGTGACCCGCCGAACCACCTGCATCGTCGTACCGTCCTCTCGGTCGAACCGATCTTCCACCGCCATGGTGCGGCGGCGCGCGGCGGTTTTCCGCCCACTAATGCACGGTTCGGCTGAGTCTCGTGACTCAACCCCGCCGCGCCCGGACGGCGGCCCGGCCGTGACCGCCCCCGCCGATGGGGGAAGATGGTCGTCCGGCATCGCACGCGGCCTTCGAGGGAGGACCCATGACCTACACGGGGAACGTCGAGCCCGGCGGACGGCCCGACGTCCGGGAACTGCCGGGACTGCGGGTCACGAAGGTCTCGGTCGGCCCGTACGACAACAACGCCTACCTCCTGCGCTGCACCGCCACCGGCGAGCAGTTGCTGGTGGACGCGGCCAACGAGGCGCCCCGGCTGCTGGAACTGGTCGGCGACGGCCCGCTCGAGCGGATCGTCACCACCCACCGGCACCAGGACCACTGGATGGCGCTCAGCGAGGTGGCGCGCGCGACCGGCGCGCCCGTCGTCGCCCACCCCCACGACGCCGAGGCCCTCCCCGAGCCCGTCGCCGAGCCCGTCGAGCACGGCGACGTCGTCCGGGTCGGACGCGCCGCGCTCGAGGTGATCCACCTGCGCGGGCACACGCCGGGCTCGATCGCGCTGCTGTACGACGCGGGCGGGGAGCTCGCCGACCGGCCGCACCTGTTCACCGGGGACAGCCTGTTCCCCGGCGGCGTCGGCAACACCTGGGGCGACCCGACGCTGTTCAAGCAGCTGCTCGCCGACGTGGAGGAGCGCGTCTTCGAGCGCCTCCCCGACGCCACCTGGTTCTACCCCGGGCACGGCAAGGACTCCACGCTCGGCCGCGAGCGCCCGGCCGTCCCGGAGTGGCGCGCCCGCGGCTGGTGACCGCGCCCGGCCGCCGCCCCGGCCGGAACAACCGGCGGGGAGTGTTCGTTTCTCAGAACACACTTCCGGCGGCCAGGAGAACGACATCCACGACATCGATGAGGTGGATCCGGGCCCGGCGCTGCATTACCCGGCCGGTTCCCTCGTGCTCGTCGCCGGGCTTCCAGGCGCCGGGAAGAGCACGCTGCTGAACCGGCTCTACGGCCTGCGCGGCGACGAGACCGCGCCGGTGCCCGCCGGGGACGTCCTCGTGATCGACTCCGGCCAGGCGCGGAACTGGTGGGCCCGGCGGCTGCGCCCCCTGCCCGCGGTCCTGCGCACCCCGCTGATCCACACGACCCACGTGTGGCGGATCGGCCGGGCCGTGCTGCGCGGGCGCGGCGTCGTCGCCCACACCCGCGGCACCTGGCCGCACATCCTGTACCTCTTCGCGTGGACGGCCCGCCTGCACGGCGGGCGGCTGCACCTGATCCTGATCGACGTCGACCCCGAGACGGCGCGGGCCGGGCAGATCTCCCGCGGCAGGGTCGTCACCCGCGCGACGTTCCACCGGCACTGCCGCCGCTGGCGCCCGCTGATCGACAGCGCCCGCGGCGGCGCCGTGCCGCCCGCCGCCGGCGTCACCGTCCTGGACCGCAACACCGCCGACAAGCTCCAGGTCATCCGCTTCCACTGAACCCTTGCACCGAACCCTTCCACGAGGCCCGAGCCACGGGGCCCTTTCCACGGGTCCGGCCGCCGAACCGGCCGGCGCGGGCCCCGGTCACCGCGCCCCGGTCACCGCGTCCCGGCGAACCAGCGGGCCACCAGACCGGTCGCCGCCACGTTCGACCCCAGGTGCCGCGACCCCTCGTGGAGCCGGTCGGCCACGTCGACGACCCGCACCCGCGCGCCGCGCTCCCGGAACCCCGCCGCGCAGGCCGCGGTGTTCGCGGTGACCGCCTGCTCGTCGCCGTCCATCCTGTACAGCCGGACGGGCACGCGCGGCGTCCAGGCCGTGCAGACCTCGCCGTCCACGCGCAGGCCCTCGGCGAACGTCCCCGAGGGGTTCCGCAGGAGTTCCAGGCCGCGCGGGGTGAGCAGTTCCTCCAGGGTGCCGGGGAGTCCCCCCAGCATGACGGGGCCGGGCGTCGTGCCGTCGAAGAACTTCTCGACCCGGCCGGAGTACGGCTCCCGGAACAGTTCCGACGGCTCCCGGTAGACGCCGCCGAAGGTCCGGTTCCAGGACGTGAGCAGGTAGGAGACGTACGCCACCCCCATCTTCGGGGCGATCTCCCCGCTCAGCAGCGCGGGCAGCTCCGACCCCCGGAAGTCGTAGGCGCCGCTGATCGGGGCGACCGCGCGGACCCGGAACCGCCGGTCGGCGCCCTCCTGCAGTGCCCGGGCGAGCCCCAGCGCCGACGACGCGCCCTGCGAGAACCCGGTGACCAGCACGTCCCGCTCGAGCACGTGCCCGGTGCGCGGCGCGAACGCGCGCGCCGCCCGGAGCATGTCCAGCGACGCCGACGTCTCGGACGGCACGTGCTTCCAGGGGTGGACGCCCGGCCCCGCGCCCAGTCCCAGGTAGTCGGGCGCGACCGCGGCGAACCCGGCGGCGCCGAAGGTGACGGCCGGGCCCCGCGCCCACACGTCGTCGGCGACCGACGGGGCGTCCGGCTTGAAGCTGGTCGTCCCGTGCGCGTAGGAGACGGTGCGGAGCCGCCGCTCGCCGGTGCGGGGCACCACCAGCAGGCCGCTGGCCGTGGCCGGACGGCCGTGCGCGTCGACCGTCCGGTACACGAGCCGGTAGGCGTCCACCCCATGCCGGACGGACGCGGTGTCGAAGTTCGTGCTCGCGAGCCAGGGGCGCACCTCCGCGGCGGTCATGCCGCCGAGGTGCCGCGCGGACACCAGGCTCCCCCGCGGGGCGTGCCGGTGGTCCTGCCCGGCGGCGGACGCGGCCGCCGTGCGGCCGGTCGCGGGCGCGGCCGCGTGGGCCGCGGCCGGGCTCGCGGCGCCGACGGCGGTGGCGGCGCCCGCGACGACGGCGCCCGCGGCGAGGCCGGCGGCGATGCGGGGAGCGGGACGGAACATGGGGCCTCCTCGATCCGGTACGGTCCCGCAAGACTCCACGGGACGCTCTCGCCCGCACCACGCCCGCATTGGTGATCTCGAACCCGCTACCTGAGCGGGTACAAGGTCGCTCCCGGGTGCCACGCCGCCGGAACCGGCCTGGTCGGGAACGAGTTCTTCCGGTTGATGAAATGGCGTGAGACCGGTGGAGCGGGGATTTATAGGGTCGTCGGGCACCGCAACGACGATCACGCGAAGTACGAGGAGACACGAGCATGGCGCAGCAGGTACGCGGAGTCGTCGCACCGGGCAAGGGAGAGCCGGTGCGGATCGAGACGATCACGATTCCCGACCCCGGTCCGGGGGAGGCGGTGGTGGACGTCCAGGCATGCGGGGTATGCCACACCGACCTGCACTACCGGGAGGGCGGCATCAACGACGAGTTCCCCTTCCTGCTCGGGCACGAGGCGGCCGGGATCGTCGAGTCGGTGGGCGAAGGCGTCACCGAGGTCGAACCGGGCGACTTCGTGGTGCTGAACTGGCGTGCGGTGTGCGGGCAGTGCCGCGCGTGCCTGCGGGGACGCCCGTGGTACTGCTTCGACACCCACAACGCCAAGCAGAAGATGACCCTC
Proteins encoded in this region:
- a CDS encoding MBL fold metallo-hydrolase; this encodes MTYTGNVEPGGRPDVRELPGLRVTKVSVGPYDNNAYLLRCTATGEQLLVDAANEAPRLLELVGDGPLERIVTTHRHQDHWMALSEVARATGAPVVAHPHDAEALPEPVAEPVEHGDVVRVGRAALEVIHLRGHTPGSIALLYDAGGELADRPHLFTGDSLFPGGVGNTWGDPTLFKQLLADVEERVFERLPDATWFYPGHGKDSTLGRERPAVPEWRARGW
- a CDS encoding ATP-binding protein, yielding MDPGPALHYPAGSLVLVAGLPGAGKSTLLNRLYGLRGDETAPVPAGDVLVIDSGQARNWWARRLRPLPAVLRTPLIHTTHVWRIGRAVLRGRGVVAHTRGTWPHILYLFAWTARLHGGRLHLILIDVDPETARAGQISRGRVVTRATFHRHCRRWRPLIDSARGGAVPPAAGVTVLDRNTADKLQVIRFH
- a CDS encoding tetratricopeptide repeat protein — translated: MLDVPLGRPLGQPLGPDPDHGPDHDPEHGVRPGSFWARLAPADRQALRAMGRTTAIPPRGTLCHQGVAAPAVYVLFKEVPRAAGNAVAKEFVDSSEGDQSIIELFGAGDLVGVLGPWGHPQRGTVAALDHVVALRVERRKFRSLLAANPRVAEAMMHTVSQIVTHGGRRHAVRAANHPQRLAYHLLELVHRFGERTSRGLEVPLRLSQAELANWAGISRETLVRWFRKWREKGILAWRDRLLTVLDPERLRRAAGPWGDEWPAVEHAPAQPDEPGGIAAREPVRLEPSGGAPAEPELPADNPFFTGRDVSLRKLDMLVAQAEWPRAVVVQGMAGVGKTALALHWAHRAAGRFPDGILFTDLRGTSRGPLTPGEAMGQVLRAAGIPGDQLPRTEAGLAARCRSLLADRRMLLILDNAAGPEQVGPLLAAAASGLVVVTSRRRLPPLLRGVDVRTLELRELAADEAEELIAGVLGPRDPRVAGERRPLARLAHECGRLPLALAVMAGRLAENPDESIADAVRELTAHDEETAPGVSGAGARGGARGTAARGGVLQGVLGPTFEVAYRGLGLDQREAFRRLGLVAGPDFTAAALAALQDRPEEDARDCLEGLRQAYLVEDAAPGRYRMHDLLREFARGRALVEDADSDLQAAQRRLLAGYLAGARAAGERLGAPARPTVAGGAAREGVPPGAGAGAASRPAGAPVPDASTEAPAAGLEWFEAERRNLVAAVHRAARLGLHRTCWELADALFDFQRLRRYGEDNVAVLQAGVRAARAEEDWAAAAVMLHDLAVAHVELDRAAQAVGYAEDARRGFRAADPPDRHGEAATLATLADVHDALGRYPTAIDHARRALAAHGELGNDGGVAQAHDTLARAHLGLSDHERALEHADRALAIRRRIGDMPGVAGTLFTLARVHRRWGNVRDAVLHALEALYIRQEHADQLGAAQALTLLARMHASLGQRDLAMQDAEQALRTYRALGARHGEARALTALGMLTCDAARFAEAFTYCGDALRLHRDVGDRHGEAETLAQIGVVHLRLGRHREAREHLLHALEVRREIGDRHGEASDLEYLSVVMRRLGRPQEAFVLGLEALDLWHRLGARGALAGTLGSLARTYLRLGLPEDAERAARQALGIRRAAGDRHGLGVGTDTLAMVLRRSGRPHDALRAGLEALRLIAEAGDRYAEGTALVHLAAVHLDLGRAGDALETGRRALDLATELGDAREQAYALHVMARACRLLGEHARAAAHFGAEIAIRRDMDDHPGRREALRLQGASYRALGDTDAAADCARRVRALDKWLESDRSLDM